The following nucleotide sequence is from Manduca sexta isolate Smith_Timp_Sample1 unplaced genomic scaffold, JHU_Msex_v1.0 HiC_scaffold_1899, whole genome shotgun sequence.
AAATTTGCAATCTACTTACCCAAATTTAGCAAAGTTAGTCCACATTGACAGCATACAGTTTTGTACGAAAACATCGGTGTCATTTAACTCTTTTGTCAATTTACTGCTTTTCAGCAGATAACCACCATCGTCGCCATGGGTGGCTCCAGCACGATTAATACCATAAGCAGTCTTTAGATAATTCAGATTACCATCGTAGCAGAACTCGTAGAAATATGTTGGTGAATTATATTTCGCCATACAACTAGCAGCAACATACACACCACCACAAAAATCTACATCTGAGAAGAAATCTATCGCGAAAGTATCTTTTTCTCCgctataattttctatttctagataaatattctttaaccTTGCTTCCATGTCCTTTTGCTCTTTTGCACTAATGTCAAAAGgaaaataatccaaaaaattATGTTCTTTAGTCAATTTTTCGAGAATTTTCGGGGCGTTTGATACTTGTAAGAGACCTTCGCGTTCGCAAAATCCAACCATCACCGGAACCTTCGTAAATTCGCCTtcggaaataattttataagtagacTTGCTTATAAACGGTTCCCAGTCGCCTTCCTCTTCCACACACGGAACGAAAGTGAAATTGATACCTCCTTTAAATGTATCAGTTTGTATTACACTCATTGATAACTTAATTAATTCCTCAACAGGTAATTTCTTTAGGTAATCTAGTAATTGATCGTCATTTGTTATGTCTTTCCCGGCTACCTTCGCTATTCTATACGcgtttgcttttattttattcctatcTTTTTGTGCCCATTGATTCAATGAGGAACCTGATTGTATAATCGATTTATGAAACAGTCCTCGTGCTGTGGGAGATAACAGTAGGTACTCGACGGACGCACCTCCGGCGCTTATTCCAAAGATAGTGACATTATTCGGATCTCCGCCAAACTTAGCAATGTTTTTTTGTACCCATTTAAGGGCTTGAACTTGATCTTTCAAGCCCATATTTCCTGCGGCTTCTTTACGATTGAGAGTGACGAAACCAAGCACACCGAGTCGGTAATTTATACTGACGACCACGACGTCTCTTTGCACTAGGAAATCTGGTCCTTCAGTTGTCGCATCAGTACCATGCCCGATGAGGAACCCCCCACCGTGTACATAAACCATAACTGGAAGCAgtggtttattattttcaggtaGCTTTGGAGAGTATACGttcaaaaacaaacaatctTCGTTTCCAATCACAGTACCAGTTTCTATGTCAAATTGAGGGCAAATATTGCATTCGTTTGTCACGTCTTTTATTCCTTCCCATGGCTTAACTGGCTGGGGTGCCtgcaatatagatatttttcattaatatgaaTCTGTGTTTTACTTCATTCGCACGTCCGTCATTTTCGTAGCCTGATTTAAATTTTCCACAAGCAGggcatctaaaaaaaaattcaaatgggAGATCGAtatgtttgataataatatatttcacactATCTATTTAAATGTTTGCAAAAGTAAGGAAATAGGTGCTCTACTTCACCCATTAGTAAGGGCCATCAGTGCATAAATAATATGGTAGCGCCTACAAATTTTACGAAGATAATACTAGCAAAATTATgcagttcatttattttatatcaaaaaagtTCTTagatttagtattattatgCCAACAGTCAAATAGCTTTAGACTTCCAGAACCCTACaagttgtaaatgttttttgaacaatatctaattattagaaattGGAGGTGCGATAATACAATtacttgtaatttaaatataatcaaccctttttaactacaaaatatatgacGGTGATGTCCATTCACGCTGTCATTAGACGCCGTTTATAGACTGTGACCCTGAGTCCCTGGATTTGAAGCACTGCTCGGTCAATATTTGTGTAGGTTTTTTATCGCAATCTGCTAAAAGATACTGACTTCAAACAGGCCAGCTTTAGGTCGCAAACGTTTTTCGCAATTTTTAAAGAACACTGTTGCGCTGGCcatccctaatgcgccgaagaagacCAACGCGGGTTTTAGTTAGTACGCCAGTGTGGGGTATACGGGAATTAGGGACTCGgaccaatgctcgctcggattgTTGCTTATAcctactcccgagtgtcgacattgggccgtaaggcgatgaaaccaacataaccgttccattcACTCCCCAAGTTACGATAACGATAAAGCTTTTAGTGCCcgcgaaaaaaaatgttactcaCGGAGcagtagaatataatatttatgttctgTGTGGTTACCCATAGATAATAACAACACTgcaaaatataatcttaaattATGTGCGAAATAATTATATCCTTACCGCAAATCTCAGTTCCCCGAGAGGTGGTTTCGCGTATGGAATTCCCTTGAACGTGTAGTAGACGAAATCATTATCAATTTTTGATATTTGACCTTTTAATTTTCCTTCCTGAACCTCCACAATTAGATCTGACATCTTTTACACTCAGGATTTACACTGCACTAGGACTTTCACTATCACCCTAATTGAAACTGAACTACTTTGCCGAACTATATATACACAAGTATATATACAAATGAACCaaagacaattataaataaatcagagagaattataaataaaccaaagagaattataatattatatgtcgtgtattctttgttaattataattattcactcATACATGGCGATCGCGGTCTCGGTTGCTATTGAAATCCTAAAGGCGGTAGTTTTTTTAGTTAGTATTGAGGTAAGCTTGGAAATTAACTTTGCAAAAAACCATGGCAGTGATAAATTCCCTGCAAATATCAACAACAAACCAttagaatatacaaaaaaatatatctacctaGGAAAAAAGATTCGTATTGGTGAAAATAGGATCGAACAAGAAATACAAATAAGAATACCTTACACATAGAATAAATACTGGAGTCTGAAAGAAAAGTTCTAAAGTAAAATGCAATGAAACTTCAAAACAAAAGTCCTGAATTCATATCTACTTCCATTTCTGACATATGGAAGCCAGGCatagaaattaaatacaaaagctAAAACTAAAATCAGTATTTGCCGAagattaatatacattatttagtaatttgcGGGTGgacattttactatttttatttatgagccAATGTAATTGACCAATTGCATATGCGGCTGGTATGTGTACGACGTTTACGTGTGAGAGGAAGGTCAACTTTCGATCAACAAAAACTTCTAGACGTGAGTATTGTCTCAACAAGACAAGGGGACTTCTACATGGAACACACAGTGGAGAGCGTGTCTCTATGTaaacaaatgttaaattaaaggGGACAAGAAAACCGAGTTTTTATTGCCGTCAGCCCCAATACAGTGCTCGCAGAAAAACCTACATCCAGCGATCCCAAATTAGTGACCCCGACGTGTGCTGTGTGTTATCACTACAGTTGTGTCAACGCATCGATCAACTTGCAGTTTCGGTAATGTTGACGAGACGGCGGTGTATGCCAAAGAATAACCTGGCTTTTGGAGAATTAATCGCGATGCGacatttgcgaaaccactcaCCGAGCTTGTCGGTTGCGAACTGCAAATTGCGCACCATCTGATCCAGGTCTCTACGTTAAGTATAGATCGATGTGTTTGCGAAGAGAACATAAGTTCACgctacatacaaattattttgagaTGTTGGGACATTATGTTCTCACGGTATACTTGGAGCGTGATTTGTATTATATGAAAACGAgaactttaaacaaaaaaaatacctgtACCCAGGTAGGATCCACAGATTAATTGCCACGCCATTTGTAACATaggtgtatatattttttttttatcctatatagttttgtttatattttataattaccgGTAAAATTTATATGACTACAATTTAAGTAAGCcgttttattaagaaatataattccACAGATaattaagtttcatttaaatacaataaaagcaACTTAGTAtcaagatattataattttaaaattagagtttaaaaaaaatcagacacTTAATTTCTTATAACTTTTATCTTTAAGGTTGCCTTTATTAAGCTTCATCTTCGTTTTTGTAAAGTTCTTCATAAATCTTCATTCTTTGTGGGCTGAATTCTTTCCTCATTGACAAAGTTTTGTCTATGACCAAATAGCTTTCTCCATCTTCAGACATAGGTTGCCATTTGATTGGAATAGAATTGTCCGATTCTGGAGTAGGGTTCctgtaataaaaaatggaattaatttatattgaaagcGATAAAAAATTACGACCCATAATACTAATGATAGTTAAAATCGTAATGTATTTCGAAAATAACACAGCTTATGTTAAAAACATCATCGTCACGTCTGTGATCAATTTCCCCCCGAGGCaatcttgtgcgctcggtctccacaccgaatgcacgctcatGTACAGGGGGATATTTGTCGCGGCCTTAGGCATAccgttaagtgtgtatacctcatggttgccaatgcACATTATCAGAGCTCGCGAAAATTTCTTCGCCTTCTCCCCTCCCATCCTAAGTGTTCCTTATCCTTCCCacacacttccttccccagatatcgcCTCCCCTGCCCTTCAGGTACCcacagtcgctaagccggggaatCCCACTATCCCATTCGCATGTTCCCCAGGCGTTAACTGCAGGGTCGGATAAACAAAACTGCgagattatattaataagaagGGAAATTACAAAGATATTCTTGTCGCTGTTGTagttcacattataaaaaaagtaatctaTTTTAATTCATCATCTTTTTCGTATTCACATCAGATTAGAAAGTAATCATATTTAAGAACATCATTTTAAGttacatttgaaattaaatttgcaaTCTACTTACCCAAATTTAGCAAAGTTAGTCCACATTGACAACATACAGTTTTGTACGAAAACATCGGTGTCATTTAACTCTTTCGTCAATTTACTGCTTTTCAGTAGATAACCACCATCGTCGCCATGGGCGGCTCCAGCACGATTAATACCATAAGCAGTTTTTAGATAATTCAGATTACCATCGTAGCAGAACTCGTAGAAATATGTTGGTGAATTATATTTCGCCATACAACTAGCCGCAACATATACACCACCACAAAAGTCTACATCTGAGAAGAAATCTATCGCAAAAGTATCTTTTTCTCCGCTATAATTTTCTATTCCtagataaatattctttaaccTTGCTTCCATGTCCTTTTGCTCGTCCGCTCTAATGTCAAAAGGAAAATGATCCAAAAAATTCTGTTCGTTAGTCAATTTCTCAAGAATTGGCGCGGCATGTGACACTACTAAAAGACCTTCGCGTTCACAAAATCCAACCATCACCGGAACCTTCGTGAATTCGCCTtcggaaattattttataagtagacTTGCTTATAAACGATTCCCAGTCGCCTTCCTCTTCCACACACGGAACGAAAGTGAAATTAATACCTCCCTTAAACGAATCAGTTAGTATTACACTCATTGATAACTTAATTAATTCCTCAACTGGTAATTTCTTTAGGTAATCTAGTAATTGTTCGTCATTTATTATGTCTTTCCCGGCTACTTTCGCTATTCTATATGCGTTTGCTTTTATTTCGTTCCTATCTTTTTGTGCCCATTGATTCAATGAGGAACCTGATTGTATAATCGACTTGTGAAACAGTCCTCTTGCTGTGAGAGATAACAGTAGGTACTCGACAGACGCACCGCCGGCGCTTACTCCAAAGATTGTCACATTATTCGGATCTCCGCCAAATTTAGCAATGTTCTTTTGAACCCATTTAAGGGCTTGAACTTGATCTTTCAAGCCCATATTTCCTGCGGCTTCTTTACGATTGAGAGTGACAAAACCAAGCACACCGAGTCGGTAGTTAATACTGACGACCACGACGTCTCTTTGCACTAGAAAATCTGGGCCATGAGCTGTTGCATCAGTACCGTGTCCGAAGACGAACCCTCCACCATGCAAATAAACCATAACTGGCAGGAGTGGTTTATCATTTTCGGGTAGTTTTGGAGTATATACGTTCAAAATCAAACAATCTTCGTTTCCAATCACATAACCAGTTTCTTTGTCAACTTGAGGGCAAATATTGCATTCTTTTGTCGCATCTTTTATTCCTTCCCATGGCTCTGCTGGCTGTGGTGCCTGTAACATGGATATGTTTCATTAATATGAATCGGTGTTTTACTTATTTCGCACATCAGTTATTTTCTTAGCCTGATTTAAATATTGCGCATGTAGGGCGAGTTAAAAGTTTCAAATGATAGAacgataataattttgataaaaatttatttcatagtatttattttaaagtttgcaaaAGTAAGAGAGTAGTAGAGTAggtgttacatataaaataataataatataaaataattgcacaTAAATTTTACGAGGACAATACTAGCTAAATTATGCAGTTCCTTTATTTTAACCTTAGATTTATTTATCTTCACCATCATCATgctcagccctgtattatatactgtcccactgctgggcacgggcctcctctactactggcagggattaggccttagtccaccacgttggcctagtgcggattggttgacttcacacaccgtcaaaattcctaaagagaatgtcttaggtatgcaggtttcctcacgatgttttccttcaccgttaaagcaagcgataattcacaaagaatacacacataatttttattttttagaaaactcaacGCTATGTggccttgggtttcgaacctgcggacatttgtctcgtcTCGTATTTATCttagatttattaattttatgctaAAGGTCAAATAGTTTCGGACTTCCAGAATCTAACGAGTTATAAATCTTCTATAAACAAAAGAGTGTGCGATAATACAAgcattacttacttataattaaaatataatcaatcctttattttagtgcATAATTGATGAAGTTTCCTTGTCAGCGCGTATAGACTGTGACTGTGGTCGGTCAACATTTGTGCAGGTTTCTATGACGATTTTCACGAGACGTAATCTGCTAAAAGATATCAGCTTCAGGCAGGCGGCCAGTCGCAAAAATTAAGccaataccaataataaatttgttatgcTACTCCCAATTTGGACCGAGATAATTGAAGGGGGGAAAAGAATTTAAACTTTTGATGATATGACCAAATCGTCCACTTCATCGTAAGCGACATGGTTACCCAcagaacacaaaattattataattatgtacgttCTGTGTAGCTACCACATATAACAATAACACtacaaataatcttaatttataaaGTGCTGTGCGACGCTGAACTGCTCTAATTATCATATTTcacaatgtccttaaaaccggaacacaacattgcttGCCAGCTATTTCTTGTCGTCAGGAATAGACGATGCCTGGGTATCCAAACTGACTTACCTACCACctgatacaataattattacggGAACTTATACCTAATGCTACTTTATATATgcgaaataattacttatatccTTACCGCAAATCTCAGTTCCCCGAGAGGTGGTTTCGCATATGGAATTCCCTTGAACGTGTAGTAGACGAAATCATTATCAGTTCTTGATATTAGACCTCTTAATTTTCCTTCTTGAACCTCCACAATTAGATCTGACATCGTTTACACTGCACAAGGACTTTCACAAACCAAATTACTCAACtatgcaaagagaattataatatacaactaTGTATAGGTACAAATAAACTGTCTGTTAAACAAAATTGATAAAAGGTTATTGCAGTAAATACACTTTGCTAACAATTCATTCACTCACAGTTCGTGACGTGCCCTTATTTAGTTCATTCTCCatgtttcattcatattttgatTGGTAAGCCGTCGCGTTGGCCAGAAGTCAACATCGTACGATAGTCCATTACCAAACCATGCTTTTGATGTAGTACGTACTTCCCATACGAGATGGCGCTTATACAAAAGTTATAAACCTAAGCATCACTTATatcatttctatatttaaaatttgtttatttaattcttatctatactattatataaagctgaagagtttgtttgtttgtttgtttgaacgcgctaatctcaggaactaccggtccaaactgaaaaattctttttgcgttggatagccctttgttcgtggagtgctataggctatatatcatcacgctatacccaataggagcggagcagtaatggccaatctcaggaaataccgatccaaactgaaaaaaggtcagaaaatgtgatgttgccgctcgagtaaatgattataaaatgctattttcaagaagataagtatgtggtttcattttgtaacgcaattttttaatGACCCGTGTAACTAGCTATTCATTGCATTATACatcgatataaaaatactcaTTTAAAGTACTTTATCTTTTGAAATGTAATAAGAAGCAAACTTAAATTTTACAGGGCATACGttaccaaataaatacaaaaaaaggtTTATTCTCGGTGCGCGAATTGGACTAGCAGTGGACAATTGatcatgattttaatttaactacatAGCCAAATAAACAAGATTTATAATCGTCTGATAATCGTCGTTGCCTGCGATATATAGAGTAAAGAATGATTAAGGTTTGATGGAAGGAAAAATGGCATGTATGTGCGATACTAGCTATATGtgaaaatttacttataatattgtgtgATGCAGCTGGTAGCGATAATTGCTCGCCAACAGCCTAATTGTTTAGTCAATAACATTAAACCATTCTGtcttatcattatcatcattaggttataaaacaataaataaaattagttatacAGTTTGTAAACGATAACAAAATGTCAATTTACATATTCATCCAACGATCTTGAAAAATGTATGAATTtgattagaatatttataaacaaaaattatcataataaaaaaaagaacataaaatcATCTGAAAGACCATTGTTTTGTGGTAATTAGAACGCCTCACTAAACTGATTCAAATCCCGTTCAGACGAGCCGAGATAGCGGATGCGCACCTGTGTTCCTTCGTGAGAACCGGCCACGATCTCGTCACCA
It contains:
- the LOC115444401 gene encoding esterase FE4 isoform X2: MFSSQTHRSILNVETWIRWCAICSSQPTSSAPQPVKPWEGIKDVTNECNICPQFDIETGTVIGNEDCLFLNVYSPKLPENNKPLLPVMVYVHGGGFLIGHGTDATTEGPDFLVQRDVVVVSINYRLGVLGFVTLNRKEAAGNMGLKDQVQALKWVQKNIAKFGGDPNNVTIFGISAGGASVEYLLLSPTARGLFHKSIIQSGSSLNQWAQKDRNKIKANAYRIAKVAGKDITNDDQLLDYLKKLPVEELIKLSMSVIQTDTFKGGINFTFVPCVEEEGDWEPFISKSTYKIISEGEFTKVPVMVGFCEREGLLQVSNAPKILEKLTKEHNFLDYFPFDISAKEQKDMEARLKNIYLEIENYSGEKDTFAIDFFSDVDFCGGVYVAASCMAKYNSPTYFYEFCYDGNLNYLKTAYGINRAGATHGDDGGYLLKSSKLTKELNDTDVFVQNCMLSMWTNFAKFGNPTPESDNSTPIKWQPMSEDGESYLVIDKTLSIRKKLSPQRMKIYEELYKKEDEAS
- the LOC115444401 gene encoding esterase FE4 isoform X1; the protein is MSDLIVEVQEGKLKGQISKIDNDFVYYTFKGIPYAKPPLGELRFAAPQPVKPWEGIKDVTNECNICPQFDIETGTVIGNEDCLFLNVYSPKLPENNKPLLPVMVYVHGGGFLIGHGTDATTEGPDFLVQRDVVVVSINYRLGVLGFVTLNRKEAAGNMGLKDQVQALKWVQKNIAKFGGDPNNVTIFGISAGGASVEYLLLSPTARGLFHKSIIQSGSSLNQWAQKDRNKIKANAYRIAKVAGKDITNDDQLLDYLKKLPVEELIKLSMSVIQTDTFKGGINFTFVPCVEEEGDWEPFISKSTYKIISEGEFTKVPVMVGFCEREGLLQVSNAPKILEKLTKEHNFLDYFPFDISAKEQKDMEARLKNIYLEIENYSGEKDTFAIDFFSDVDFCGGVYVAASCMAKYNSPTYFYEFCYDGNLNYLKTAYGINRAGATHGDDGGYLLKSSKLTKELNDTDVFVQNCMLSMWTNFAKFGNPTPESDNSTPIKWQPMSEDGESYLVIDKTLSIRKKLSPQRMKIYEELYKKEDEAS
- the LOC119188323 gene encoding esterase FE4-like, with protein sequence MSDLIVEVQEGKLRGLISRTDNDFVYYTFKGIPYAKPPLGELRFAAPQPAEPWEGIKDATKECNICPQVDKETGYVIGNEDCLILNVYTPKLPENDKPLLPVMVYLHGGGFVFGHGTDATAHGPDFLVQRDVVVVSINYRLGVLGFVTLNRKEAAGNMGLKDQVQALKWVQKNIAKFGGDPNNVTIFGVSAGGASVEYLLLSLTARGLFHKSIIQSGSSLNQWAQKDRNEIKANAYRIAKVAGKDIINDEQLLDYLKKLPVEELIKLSMSVILTDSFKGGINFTFVPCVEEEGDWESFISKSTYKIISEGEFTKVPVMVGFCEREGLLVVSHAAPILEKLTNEQNFLDHFPFDIRADEQKDMEARLKNIYLGIENYSGEKDTFAIDFFSDVDFCGGVYVAASCMAKYNSPTYFYEFCYDGNLNYLKTAYGINRAGAAHGDDGGYLLKSSKLTKELNDTDVFVQNCMLSMWTNFAKFGNPTPESDNSIPIKWQPMSEDGESYLVIDKTLSMRKEFSPQRMKIYEELYKNEDEA